GACGTTGCCGGCCTCGTTCGTCAGCCCCGCGATGTCGCGCAGCGAGCCGTTCGGGTTCACGCCGGCATAGCGGAACGCCACGAGACCCTCGCCCTCGATGCGGTCGAGCGTCTGCTCGTCGGCGATGTAGCCGCCGTCCGCGTTCTTCAGCGGGATGATGATCTCCTGGCCGGTGCGGAAGGCGTTGGTCCACGCGGTGTCGGCGTTCTCGACCGTGAGCTTCTGGTCGCGGCGGACGAAGTGCTGGTGCCCGTTGCGGATCAGGCCGCCGGGGAGCAGGTGCGCCTCGACGAGCATCTGGAAGCCGTTGCAGATGCCGAGAACGGGCATGCCCTTCGCGGCAGCGTCCTTGACCTCGCTCATGATGGGCGAGAGCGCGGCGATGGCGCCGGCGCGCAGGTAGTCGCCGTAGCTGAAGCCGCCGGGGAGGACGAGGGCGTCGACGCCCTCGAGGTCGTGCGAGCCGTGCCACAGGGCGACCGGCTCGGCTCCCGCGATGCGGACGGCGCGCTGCGCGTCGACGTCGTCCAGCGAGCCGGGGAAGGTGACGACGCCGATGCGGACGGTCACTCCGCCACCTCGACGCC
This genomic stretch from Microbacterium sp. Nx66 harbors:
- the purQ gene encoding phosphoribosylformylglycinamidine synthase subunit PurQ; this encodes MTVRIGVVTFPGSLDDVDAQRAVRIAGAEPVALWHGSHDLEGVDALVLPGGFSYGDYLRAGAIAALSPIMSEVKDAAAKGMPVLGICNGFQMLVEAHLLPGGLIRNGHQHFVRRDQKLTVENADTAWTNAFRTGQEIIIPLKNADGGYIADEQTLDRIEGEGLVAFRYAGVNPNGSLRDIAGLTNEAGNVVGLMPHPEHATEPGFGPDTAVAMRSGVDGLDFFTSAIAAVARVAA